The stretch of DNA tgacccatatatttcatcttttagtactgttatttttttgtgttataaagtcaacctgtagctttaatatataaaaatgatagaatctgaagcgagacgatgtatgaaatattcttactttgaacgatatcaagacaaaatactcaactcaaacacgccctaacataaaaaggtgcactcgattttctcttttcgatacaattgttacctattttttggaattttttcttcagtcacataatggaagggcagacacgaaaattactgaactaatagattgatatcttttccgtccgtggtaattttttcaaaaaaatcggaggttatgcatttttgtcatccaacttgaaagatacccatgtcgtcgacttgatatctaattgttctgcttaactatgtactagataaattgaaaacttatgcaaatggtgtttttaaaataaaacacctcgtaattgagaagaaaattgcagttttgtttgtttctattaactttttaaaaatttgtcactatagtaaacaatacagtaaacatttatcgccttctctaatagagagcttcgattcttttgttctatttcaacctggtttccgactgttaTACAATACATACATTGTACAGGTTCAAATTATGATctcatattttctttaaatcagttagaATTGATGTACGGGTACGCGTAATCTGTGATATAACCCAAATGAAAGAAATACTTACCAAACTTGTTTCTTCAAATCTTTTCTGATCTGCACTATCTATTACATATATCTGCAATATATCaataaactcattaaagatacagggattaaatttataaacttatttAGAGCCTACCAGTATGTTATTTCAACCCCTTTATAGAAAGGGCAACATAATAGCAAATCAATAAACATATTTAAAGTGCATATATTTGTTGTTGAATCCATTTTTAGTCAATAAACCTGTTTTTCTTATTCTTCTTTAAACATTACCTGACctgttaattattttttcaatcaatgtgtggtttctttgatatatatatcagttGTTCATTGCTTTAattaatttcaattatattttcaaattttcatgctTTCTCTGAATTTCCATGTGTTAAGTCACGGAAAAGGTGATCATGTCTAATGATATCTCATGTAGAACAAATCTATTTACAGATACTTGAAAAAGAAGTTTTTGTCCTGTTTAAAAATCAGTTGTTAAACAGACTGAATCTCTTGCAATACAATACTTCTACActctagaaaatattttataattattcaaaaagGCTCAGAAAGCCTTGTTTTACATAtgaaaatttaacttaaaagtaGGAATATATTGTAACACAGTGACTCACACTCTCCAGTGGTACATGTAGAATCTATGTTTATAACTTTGATCCAATAATACTGTTTCTACTGTTTAAACATCACTTTTCTATTACTTACAAAATtgtctattaaaaaaatattttacacaaGATGAATCATTTCCATATATCCAATAAAATACAGATAAGCATGTTCTTGAATTGTTCGTATattgtaaaacaatgtaaaactcTAGGGAGTTCCTTTGTGAATACAGTAgtaagatatatacatgtacatacaagtAAATCGGTATTTTCAAAGTAATTTTTCCAGTATGGTCGAATTCTTCTTTGTCCTCCAATATCCCAGACATTTAGTTTAAATCCTGGTGACTGAACTGATTTTATATTAAATCCCTGAAATAAGAAATATCATAGTTCATATCTTGAACTTTCTCTAAGACAACAATGTATTGCATTGTATTAGTTTTAACTGAAACTTTTTCGCTTTTCAAAATAACATGCTttatataattgtacatgtatttttatccatAAATATTTATCATCTGACACTTAACTAAATTAATATctagatatacaatgtatatcaatATTTCTGAAACCATTTTCCGATCTGTGATGCTCCAATCGTAAAATGTTATTCAAAGCTCAAATCAAGTATGAAGTTGAAGCTTTAAGAGCATTAAGGATATAAAATTCCAAAAGGTGAGGCCAatttcagctaaggtaatctatgcctgagattgAATTCCTtagtattttcaacatttaaaaattatacattttttgtctTCATTTAAAAATCGGAATCTTTTAAAATATTCTGCAGCATTGTTTattaagtacaaaaaaaatgtacatgtagtgtCTGTAACAACaaagtaatattatatataatcatACCTGTGTAGGTGTTATATGACTTATATCTTCTGATGCTAATGATTTTAATATGGTTGTTTTCCCAGCATTATCTAGTCCTAAAAGTAATATCCGTAATTCTTTATCATTTCCTGATTTCATTTTACGTAACAAATCTAAAAGACCCTGTAAAATATAAATggaattaaatgttttaaataatcaaactaaatattaaaCTTAATAATCAAAATgtgaattacatgtacatgtacaaatgtatcaatgaaaaaaacTAGAATTCTAAGAAGTCAGGGGTTGCCTTTGCAATGCAAATAAACAGACAGGGGGATTCCTCTATACTCAGATGAACTATTTGTTagaaatacatttgtttttgtgATCACAAATTAATTGATTCCTGTCTGACATCAatgaatattcataaaatattcaacagTATCAAGACTGAACATTCAATCAATAATTTCACTTTAATCTTTATCATTATAAACTTAATTTTGGAGTCTTATCtgtattccccttgaaaaattcaaaagtttcatacatgtaatacatgtatatacatgcgAGTATTCGTAATCAGTAAGTTGATGATTGATGGATCTGAAAGTTCATCACATGGTTTAACAGAGGCCAAATACAAAATTTCTGGAAGCTTATATTTGTAGTTCTTGaagaaaaaagacacaaatttatTGGGCTAGACAGACAAACAGGAGTTACACAGAAAGGGGGTTATACATGGCCattacatgtaaatgtatgtTTCAAATATTAAACAAGTATTTGGTCATCAGGAAGTTGACAAAAACCCTGATAATAAATTTCAGAAAGCTGTGAAAAAATGAGACGAAAACGTCATATATTTAGAAAACAGGTACCAGGAAATTGATGAGTGATGAATCTCAAACTGTGTTGCAAGGTATAGCATACTGACATACACTCTCTTCCAAATGCCCTTATTTTAAAACTGAGAGGTTGAAGTGccaatgatgtacatgtataatgtacaaatgtacatgtaacttgtaaacatggtaaactgTTTCATCAGAAATTTGATAGAAAGAAGAGACACAATGTGTGATGGGTGATGATCTTGGGTTTGCAGGTTTCATATTTATAATcagtacctttttttttaatttaagaccttatattataaaaaatatatgcaattatCATGTATAAATTGTGCAGCATGCTTTGAATTGAGGTTTAGTAAAGTAAAGACTTCTTAAAGGCAATAGACTGTGGTCAGCGTTTTTTTGAGCATTCAAGGacagttgaacatgttgaaaattcTAAAATCACAGGTAACTGACTCTCAATATTCCTGCACTTATctttagaaaaagtaaaatcagcaACTGTTTAAGGTGATTTCGATATTTACTGATTTAAGTGTTTATTCAGCGACACAATTGATATtttcagtcaggggacttacttaaacaagtgattttctaaatcactgattcaagtaacattatttccataaaggttggaagctagagttgtctttctttaatgaTCATCTATTTAAGTACAttgtagtacaaattaatcactagaagaagtgattttaatattattgtagctttaaatatagaatactaatgatccagggactaattatgtttctaaacttatcagaaccaacatctgtgttgtctaggatgaccaggtcatttcaggtgatgaccttgtactgaatctaggataatgacataaaaatcacttgtttaagtatcagacctcaatttccttcccaaaaatcacttctttaagtatcattctgtTAATAaccccccactaatttcaacaccccccgaacagtgaaatttttatcgcgaacagtagaattttattacactgctgtgaaaaatctttgaagaaagtatcagttcattatgtaaagccattattatagcattttttcaactaaaatagaattttcagctaaatgatagcatcaaaggcataaaccttgctacttaaaagaagcaaaaagttcatattttttaattttactaattaaaagatattatttaaacctatttgtttaaaattttgaaaaaactacaaaatcccaatttgtgacaaaacattgaatttgctactcaaataatttttagtaagtcccctgactgatttTTAACCTTTTCTACTTGTTATGTTTGGGGTtggatttttattttcttcagtaCCTCATTTAAAATCAGATCTTTATTAAGCAGTTagaatgtatacatgtacatgatgtacatgtctAAGCTCAAAATATTGGATCAGGAATTTGTGTTTGTGCTCCTAAACAGGCTGCTGTAGTATCCTTATTGTTTgatgtacattttatatttaaattctgcaattgaaaatcatgtcatgcaagtgagaggtttagctacatttttgtacaatgTAGCTATAAAAGCATGTTTAATTCGCAattttctacacaaggaaatgcAGTACTGCAGATAAATGACCAGCGAGCGTGTTATCATGTTCTTGACAAAATGAGCCGGTATCTTTCATTCCCTTAAGATTTCAGTAGGGTTATAAATGTGCTTATCTATCGTTTGATTT from Mytilus galloprovincialis chromosome 2, xbMytGall1.hap1.1, whole genome shotgun sequence encodes:
- the LOC143063141 gene encoding ADP-ribosylation factor-like protein 3; this encodes MGLLDLLRKMKSGNDKELRILLLGLDNAGKTTILKSLASEDISHITPTQGFNIKSVQSPGFKLNVWDIGGQRRIRPYWKNYFENTDLLIYVIDSADQKRFEETSLELTELLEEDKLMGAPLLVFANKQDLLSAAPADEVAKGLGLDAIRDRKWQIQACSALTNEGVKEGLDWIAKTCKKK